The following are encoded together in the Cyanobacterium aponinum PCC 10605 genome:
- a CDS encoding SpoIID/LytB domain-containing protein, whose amino-acid sequence MTILNKNKGKNHWLLKLNKLFLNIAILTIIPFLFQTLPLLALDLQIGIVQRFGEELEDEITLTSIGEDNLKLTFTDNLTGENKSLTTKQLKLDIIPQPLPHKYIEERLILGDHGTFETAEDDANNWRELGIDVEITQPGRWQVWAKRGTYNTPFLRRLLLEQLQEAGYSNVYIETAILLEKPEVSFSVGENTYQVNFLKISSNQGLIEIKEGKDGKNRKYGGNFTLQPNSYGNYTLVNKVDIETYLRGVVPHEIGSNAPLAAAQAQTIIARTYALRNTRRFAADNYELCANTHCQVYYGLSGTSKIADQAIASTKGLVLTYENELVDALYSSTTGGITSNFTDIWNGENRPYLKSVIDSPQQVWNLSQQSLESEDNFRKFISLEKGFNETGRSLFRWQKQSSITDLTKDLQKYLTRIKHPLVDIKEIQSMKITERSPSGRILKLDVKTDLGVITLEKNEVRSAFAPPRSTFFYLEPIYDKNKKLTAYQFIGGGFGHGVGLSQFGSYNLAKLGWTAEKILQFYYPGTQVQPLKDNQAINSN is encoded by the coding sequence ATGACGATTTTAAATAAAAATAAGGGAAAAAATCATTGGTTATTAAAACTTAATAAACTTTTCTTGAATATTGCAATATTAACTATTATTCCTTTTTTATTTCAGACTTTGCCTCTTTTAGCATTGGATCTACAAATTGGTATTGTGCAAAGATTTGGAGAAGAATTAGAAGATGAAATAACTTTAACAAGTATTGGTGAGGATAATTTAAAACTAACTTTTACAGATAATCTCACTGGGGAAAATAAGTCTTTAACTACTAAGCAATTAAAATTAGACATCATACCCCAGCCTTTACCCCACAAATACATTGAAGAAAGATTAATATTAGGGGATCATGGTACGTTTGAAACAGCAGAAGATGATGCCAATAATTGGAGGGAATTAGGTATTGATGTGGAGATAACTCAACCCGGGCGTTGGCAGGTATGGGCAAAGCGTGGCACTTACAACACTCCTTTTTTGAGACGATTATTATTAGAACAGTTACAAGAAGCAGGTTATAGTAATGTCTATATTGAAACAGCTATTTTATTAGAAAAGCCAGAGGTTTCTTTTTCGGTGGGGGAGAATACCTATCAAGTAAATTTTTTAAAAATCAGTAGCAATCAAGGATTAATAGAAATTAAGGAAGGAAAAGACGGCAAAAATCGCAAATATGGAGGCAATTTTACACTTCAGCCCAATTCCTATGGCAATTATACTTTGGTTAATAAAGTTGATATAGAAACCTATTTACGGGGAGTTGTGCCTCACGAAATCGGTAGCAATGCACCCTTAGCCGCCGCTCAAGCTCAAACTATTATTGCTCGAACTTACGCCCTACGCAACACAAGAAGGTTTGCGGCTGATAATTATGAACTTTGTGCAAATACCCATTGTCAAGTTTATTATGGTTTAAGTGGTACATCCAAAATAGCAGATCAGGCGATCGCATCTACAAAAGGATTAGTATTAACGTATGAAAATGAATTAGTGGATGCTTTATATTCTTCTACCACAGGGGGAATAACCTCTAATTTTACAGATATTTGGAATGGAGAAAATCGCCCTTATCTAAAATCCGTGATTGATTCACCGCAACAAGTGTGGAATTTAAGTCAACAAAGTCTTGAGTCTGAAGATAATTTTCGTAAGTTTATCTCTTTAGAAAAAGGCTTTAATGAAACGGGTAGAAGTTTATTTCGTTGGCAAAAACAAAGTAGCATCACAGATTTAACTAAAGATTTGCAAAAATATTTAACCCGAATAAAACATCCTCTTGTAGATATAAAAGAAATTCAATCCATGAAAATAACAGAGCGATCGCCCTCTGGTAGAATCTTAAAGTTAGATGTAAAAACTGACTTAGGAGTTATTACCCTAGAAAAAAATGAAGTCAGAAGCGCCTTCGCCCCCCCTAGAAGCACCTTTTTTTACTTAGAACCTATTTATGATAAAAACAAAAAATTAACAGCCTATCAATTCATAGGCGGTGGTTTTGGTCATGGAGTAGGACTAAGTCAATTTGGCAGTTATAATCTTGCTAAGCTAGGTTGGACTGCGGAAAAAATATTACAATTTTATTATCCCGGAACACAAGTTCAACCTTTAAAAGATAATCAGGCAATCAACAGCAACTAA
- a CDS encoding potassium channel family protein, translated as MKPLIIVSGLGRTGYKIYQLLKQQGAEVVGLSDRTLVVQEDDRIIVGDLCSPQVLIEAGIKEATTIVLASNDDALNIAILTQAKTLNPKIRIVNRLYNQTLGQRLDYTVTDHLTMSVARLAAPIFAFSALGSKTIGHLRLFEQTWSLHEEIIDSNHPWYGVSLSHLWENLEQMLIYYLPKIGEMDLVTGVKTEQKLQVGDHLIVAHKTKFKRKSRFLWKQWFKFFFNLSTYKQYVRPVIMVTLILIILIALASIIYLMVNWNISPVDALYFSVGMITGAGGKEEVAESAPDGIKIFTAVMMIIGAGIVGIFYALLNDFVLGSRFKQFLDAARVATVNHYVVCGLGNVGMEVIRELKQQGHDIVVIESDHSNRFLHSVRSLGIPIILEDATLAETLQSAHIEGANGIIVVTSNDMVNVEIALTAKALMPKLPVVLRIQDNQFTESVQDVFQFENVFSPSELATYSFAAAALGGRILGNGMTDDLLWVAIATLITPNHPFCGKIVENIAPDGDFVPLYIAREDKNIHGWNLLTTELKNQDVLYLTVPATKLKQLWQSNSNQILQIIY; from the coding sequence ATGAAACCACTTATTATAGTTTCGGGTTTAGGGCGTACAGGATACAAAATTTATCAGTTGTTAAAGCAACAGGGTGCCGAGGTTGTGGGTTTAAGCGATCGCACCTTGGTAGTTCAAGAAGATGATAGAATTATTGTGGGAGATTTATGTTCACCACAAGTATTAATAGAAGCGGGAATAAAAGAAGCAACCACGATTGTTTTAGCTAGTAATGATGATGCTTTAAACATAGCTATATTAACTCAAGCAAAGACTTTAAACCCAAAAATTCGCATCGTTAATCGTCTTTATAATCAAACTCTCGGACAAAGATTAGATTATACCGTTACCGATCATTTAACCATGAGTGTTGCTCGTTTAGCCGCCCCCATTTTCGCTTTTTCGGCATTGGGAAGTAAAACTATTGGACATTTACGACTATTTGAGCAAACTTGGTCATTACATGAAGAAATTATCGACTCTAATCATCCTTGGTATGGTGTCAGTTTGTCTCACTTATGGGAAAATCTTGAACAAATGTTAATTTATTATCTGCCCAAAATAGGGGAGATGGACTTAGTAACAGGGGTAAAAACAGAGCAAAAATTACAAGTAGGGGATCATTTGATTGTTGCTCATAAAACTAAATTTAAGCGCAAATCTCGTTTTTTATGGAAGCAGTGGTTCAAATTTTTTTTCAATTTAAGCACCTATAAGCAATATGTGCGCCCTGTCATCATGGTGACATTAATTTTGATAATTCTCATTGCCCTTGCAAGTATTATTTATTTAATGGTTAATTGGAATATTTCTCCAGTAGATGCTCTTTATTTTAGTGTGGGAATGATTACAGGAGCAGGAGGAAAGGAGGAAGTAGCGGAATCCGCCCCCGATGGGATTAAAATTTTTACGGCTGTCATGATGATTATTGGGGCGGGAATTGTGGGTATTTTTTATGCTTTACTCAATGATTTTGTTTTGGGTAGCCGTTTTAAACAGTTTTTAGATGCGGCAAGGGTAGCAACGGTTAATCATTATGTTGTTTGTGGTTTGGGTAATGTCGGTATGGAAGTAATTCGGGAATTAAAACAGCAAGGACATGATATAGTGGTGATTGAGTCTGATCATAGTAATCGTTTTTTACACTCAGTGCGATCGCTCGGTATTCCAATTATTCTCGAAGATGCAACCCTAGCAGAAACCTTACAATCTGCCCATATTGAAGGAGCAAATGGCATCATCGTCGTTACTAGCAATGATATGGTAAATGTGGAAATTGCCTTAACAGCAAAAGCCCTAATGCCGAAATTACCCGTAGTGTTACGTATCCAAGACAATCAATTTACTGAATCTGTGCAGGATGTCTTTCAATTTGAAAATGTTTTTTCTCCTAGTGAATTAGCAACTTATTCTTTTGCGGCGGCGGCTCTTGGCGGTAGAATATTAGGTAATGGTATGACTGATGATTTATTATGGGTTGCGATCGCAACTCTAATTACTCCTAATCATCCCTTTTGTGGGAAAATCGTTGAGAATATCGCACCAGATGGAGATTTTGTTCCCTTATACATTGCCAGAGAAGATAAAAATATTCACGGTTGGAATTTACTCACCACAGAATTAAAAAATCAAGATGTATTATATTTGACAGTTCCTGCTACAAAATTAAAACAATTATGGCAAAGCAATTCAAATCAAATCCTACAAATAATCTACTAA
- a CDS encoding DUF262 domain-containing protein encodes MTTTTDRLPKKLITERVENIYAPSEINMWEENRQFSTPNAPKLRILTEFNRERLPAFVETLKKDNYLKIQPFYQRRKRWTNKDKSLLIESFIINIPIPPVIFYEKSYSSYEVIDGQQRINAIQEFYSNKFKLTGLDLWKDLNGYTYESLPSDIRSEINRRSIPIIVVITESAKREEDKFYLTQLAFERLNRGGIDMKPQEIRNCLYHGKFSELLSDLAKNTIFRKAWDLPLDETKLEKNIMYKKMEDIELILRFFALRHLDDFNGDIKRFLDSYMLKALNFNRDDINYLETVFNQTIELCFSIYEENLFKPFDIKNNDWGKKSHKVYYDAIMVAFSFNLDKANIILNKKELIIQKTKEIFYGEKSKLLSSGKTSKSETQERIKIVNDMLIGIVKN; translated from the coding sequence ATGACTACCACAACAGATAGACTCCCAAAAAAATTGATCACAGAAAGAGTAGAAAATATCTATGCTCCATCTGAAATCAATATGTGGGAGGAAAATAGACAATTTTCGACACCTAATGCACCAAAATTAAGAATTTTAACCGAATTTAATCGTGAAAGATTACCCGCCTTTGTCGAAACCTTAAAAAAAGATAATTATTTAAAAATACAACCGTTTTATCAAAGAAGAAAACGATGGACAAATAAAGATAAATCACTTCTAATAGAATCATTTATTATTAATATTCCTATACCTCCCGTTATTTTTTATGAAAAATCATATAGTTCATACGAAGTAATTGATGGTCAACAAAGAATTAATGCAATTCAAGAATTTTATAGTAATAAATTTAAATTAACAGGTTTGGATTTATGGAAGGACTTAAATGGTTATACTTATGAATCATTACCATCGGATATTAGATCTGAAATTAATAGAAGATCAATTCCTATAATAGTTGTAATAACAGAATCTGCCAAAAGAGAAGAGGATAAATTTTATTTAACACAACTTGCTTTTGAACGTCTTAATAGGGGTGGAATTGATATGAAACCTCAAGAAATTAGAAACTGTTTATATCATGGTAAATTTAGTGAATTATTATCAGATTTAGCGAAAAACACTATTTTTAGAAAAGCATGGGATCTTCCATTAGATGAAACAAAGTTGGAAAAAAATATCATGTACAAAAAAATGGAAGATATAGAGTTAATTCTTCGATTTTTTGCTTTGCGTCATCTTGATGATTTTAACGGAGATATTAAAAGATTTTTAGATAGTTATATGTTAAAAGCGTTAAATTTTAATCGGGATGATATTAATTATTTAGAAACTGTTTTTAATCAAACTATTGAGCTTTGCTTTTCTATTTATGAAGAAAATCTTTTTAAACCTTTTGATATAAAAAATAATGATTGGGGTAAAAAATCTCATAAAGTTTATTATGATGCAATTATGGTTGCATTTAGCTTTAATTTAGACAAAGCAAATATTATTCTTAATAAGAAAGAATTAATAATTCAAAAGACTAAAGAGATATTTTATGGAGAAAAATCTAAGCTCTTATCATCGGGAAAAACTAGCAAATCAGAAACACAGGAAAGAATCAAAATAGTTAATGATATGTTAATAGGAATTGTTAAAAACTGA
- a CDS encoding magnesium chelatase subunit H translates to MFTNVKSAIRHIAPEDLQGRALMKVVYVVLESQYQSAISGAVKSINAHNPNLAIEVSGYLIEELRSPENYEEFKKDVAEANIFIASLIFIEELAQKVVDAVTPYRDNLDVAVVFPSMPEVMRLNKMGSFSMAQLGQSKSVIGDFMKKRRQKSGAGFEDAMLKLLRTLPTVLKYLPVEKAQDARNFMLSFQYWLGGSSDNLENFFLMLADKYVFTGEKSLLASKDYAEPIVYPDMGIWHPLAPKMFENIKDYLAWYNSRDDISEDLKDPLAPCVGLVLQRTHLVTGDDAHYVAMLQELEYRGARVIPVFAGGLDFSKPVDEYFWDKPVEGVEPLPIVDAVVSLTGFALVGGPARQDHPKAVESLTRLNRPYMVALPLVFQTTEEWEESDLGLHPIQVALQIAIPELDGAIEPIILSGKDGNTGKSITLQDRVEAIATRALKWANLRKKPKLEKKLAITVFSFPPDKGNVGTAAYLNVFGSIHEVLKGMKNNGYDVQDVPDTPEELMQMVIHDAQAQYSSPELNVAYRMSVEEYERLTPYSKKLEENWGAPPGHLNSDGQNLLIYGKHFGNVFIGVQPTFGYEGDPMRLLFSRSASPHHGFAAYYTYLEKVWGVDAVLHFGTHGSLEFMPGKQMGMSGECYPDSLIGNIPNIYYYAANNPSEATIAKRRSYAATISYLTPPAENAGLYKGLEELSELIGSYQSLKDGGRGVQIVNTIVDKARICNLDKDIPEIAPVGANGIRPEAETDLFDSSTLSQDERDHIVGAVYRKLMEIESRLLPCGLHIIGKPPTAEEAIATLVNIASLDREEEGIWALPTIIANSIGRNMEEIYRNADKGVLADVELLQQITEATRAAVRALVEEQTNAEGRVSFVSKLNFFNMGKKEPWVAKLHELGYTKVDEKAIKPLFEYLEFCLEQVCADNELGGLLKALEGEYVLPGPGGDPIRNPNVLPTGKNIHALDPQKIPTLAAVQSAKIVVDRLLERQKIDNDGKYPETIACVLWGTDNIKTYGESLAQIMWMIGVKPVPDALGRVNKLELIPLEELGRPRIDVVVNCSGVFRDLFINQMALLDQAVKKAAEADEPLEMNYVRKHALEQAEEMGVNIREAATRVFSNASGSYSSNVNLAVENSSWEEEQELRDMYLNRKSFAFNSDNPGVMDENRAIFEKSLKTADATFQNLDSSEISLTDVSHYFDSDPTKVVASLRDDGKKPSAYIADTTTANAQVRTLSETVRLDARTKLLNPKWYEGMLSNGYEGVRELSKRLVNTMGWSATADAVDNWVYEDTNTTFIKDEEMCKRLMDLNPNSFRRMVSTLLEVNGRGYWETSEENIERLQQLYQEAEDRIEGIE, encoded by the coding sequence ATGTTTACTAACGTAAAATCAGCTATCCGACATATAGCACCAGAAGATTTACAAGGACGTGCTTTAATGAAGGTAGTTTATGTGGTACTAGAGTCACAATATCAAAGTGCCATTTCTGGAGCAGTTAAATCCATCAATGCTCATAATCCCAATCTTGCCATTGAGGTAAGTGGTTATTTAATTGAGGAGTTGAGAAGCCCAGAAAATTACGAGGAATTTAAAAAGGATGTAGCAGAAGCAAATATTTTCATTGCCTCTCTTATCTTTATCGAAGAATTAGCTCAGAAAGTTGTAGATGCGGTAACACCCTATCGAGATAACTTAGATGTTGCGGTGGTTTTCCCTTCTATGCCTGAAGTGATGCGCCTTAACAAAATGGGCAGTTTCAGTATGGCACAGCTAGGACAAAGCAAGAGCGTTATTGGCGACTTCATGAAAAAACGTCGTCAAAAATCTGGTGCTGGTTTTGAGGATGCTATGCTCAAATTATTACGCACTTTGCCTACGGTATTAAAATATCTCCCCGTAGAAAAAGCACAGGATGCGCGTAACTTTATGTTGAGTTTTCAGTATTGGTTAGGTGGTTCATCTGATAACCTTGAAAACTTTTTCTTGATGCTAGCAGACAAATACGTATTCACAGGGGAAAAATCTTTATTAGCTAGTAAAGACTACGCAGAGCCTATTGTCTATCCTGATATGGGTATTTGGCATCCTCTCGCCCCAAAAATGTTTGAAAACATCAAGGATTATCTAGCATGGTATAACAGCCGTGATGACATTAGCGAAGACTTAAAAGATCCCCTTGCTCCTTGTGTAGGTTTAGTCTTACAAAGAACCCATTTAGTAACCGGAGATGATGCTCACTATGTGGCGATGTTGCAGGAGTTAGAATATCGTGGTGCGAGAGTTATTCCTGTGTTTGCCGGTGGTTTGGATTTCTCGAAACCTGTGGATGAGTATTTCTGGGATAAGCCTGTAGAGGGAGTTGAGCCTTTACCTATCGTTGATGCTGTAGTCTCTTTGACTGGTTTTGCATTGGTAGGAGGTCCTGCTAGACAAGATCATCCCAAGGCAGTGGAATCCTTAACCCGTCTCAATCGTCCCTACATGGTAGCTTTACCTTTAGTATTCCAAACTACGGAAGAATGGGAAGAAAGTGATCTCGGTTTACACCCTATTCAAGTTGCATTACAAATCGCTATTCCTGAATTAGATGGTGCGATCGAGCCTATTATTTTATCAGGGAAAGATGGCAACACGGGTAAATCTATCACCCTTCAAGATAGAGTAGAGGCGATCGCAACTCGTGCTTTAAAATGGGCAAATTTACGCAAAAAACCCAAATTAGAGAAAAAATTAGCAATTACCGTCTTTAGCTTCCCTCCTGATAAAGGAAACGTGGGTACAGCCGCTTATTTAAACGTGTTTGGCTCAATTCATGAAGTGTTAAAAGGCATGAAAAACAACGGCTATGACGTGCAAGACGTGCCAGACACCCCCGAAGAATTGATGCAAATGGTAATCCATGACGCACAGGCTCAATATTCTAGCCCCGAATTAAATGTTGCCTATCGTATGAGTGTGGAAGAATACGAGCGTTTAACCCCCTACTCCAAAAAATTAGAAGAAAACTGGGGCGCACCTCCGGGGCATCTGAATAGCGATGGACAAAATCTGTTAATTTACGGCAAACACTTCGGCAACGTTTTTATCGGTGTACAACCCACCTTCGGTTACGAGGGTGATCCGATGAGATTACTTTTCTCTCGCTCTGCGTCTCCTCATCATGGTTTTGCTGCTTACTATACTTATCTTGAAAAAGTCTGGGGTGTTGATGCTGTATTGCACTTTGGCACACATGGTTCTCTCGAATTTATGCCAGGTAAACAAATGGGTATGTCTGGGGAATGCTATCCTGACAGTTTAATCGGTAATATTCCTAATATCTACTACTACGCCGCTAACAACCCCAGTGAGGCAACCATTGCAAAACGTCGTAGTTATGCCGCTACTATCTCCTATTTAACCCCTCCTGCGGAAAATGCTGGATTATACAAAGGTTTAGAGGAATTAAGCGAGTTAATCGGTTCTTATCAAAGCCTTAAAGACGGTGGGCGAGGTGTGCAAATTGTCAATACCATCGTGGATAAAGCCCGTATCTGCAACCTAGACAAAGACATCCCTGAAATTGCACCCGTAGGGGCGAATGGCATTCGCCCAGAAGCAGAAACCGATTTATTTGATTCTAGCACCCTTTCCCAAGATGAAAGAGATCACATTGTCGGTGCAGTCTATCGCAAGTTGATGGAGATTGAGTCTCGTCTTTTACCCTGTGGCTTGCACATCATCGGTAAACCTCCTACCGCAGAAGAGGCGATCGCAACTCTTGTCAATATCGCTAGTTTAGACAGAGAAGAAGAAGGCATTTGGGCATTACCAACCATTATCGCCAATAGTATTGGACGCAACATGGAGGAAATTTACCGCAACGCTGATAAAGGTGTCTTAGCGGATGTGGAGTTGTTGCAACAAATCACCGAAGCCACCAGAGCCGCAGTAAGAGCTTTAGTAGAGGAGCAAACCAACGCAGAAGGGCGAGTTTCCTTTGTTTCTAAGCTCAACTTCTTCAATATGGGTAAAAAAGAACCTTGGGTAGCCAAATTACACGAATTAGGTTACACCAAAGTGGATGAAAAAGCCATCAAACCCTTATTTGAATACCTCGAATTTTGCTTAGAGCAAGTTTGTGCCGATAATGAATTAGGCGGATTATTAAAAGCCCTTGAGGGTGAATATGTGCTTCCTGGACCCGGAGGCGATCCCATTCGTAACCCCAATGTATTGCCCACTGGTAAAAATATTCATGCCCTCGATCCCCAAAAAATACCTACTTTAGCGGCAGTACAATCAGCCAAAATCGTTGTTGACAGACTCTTAGAGCGTCAAAAGATAGACAACGACGGAAAGTACCCAGAAACCATCGCTTGTGTATTATGGGGAACAGATAACATCAAAACTTACGGGGAATCCTTAGCTCAAATTATGTGGATGATTGGGGTTAAACCCGTGCCTGATGCTTTAGGGCGTGTCAACAAACTCGAATTAATCCCCTTAGAGGAATTAGGCAGACCTCGTATCGACGTAGTCGTTAACTGTTCGGGTGTATTTCGTGACTTGTTCATCAATCAAATGGCATTATTAGATCAAGCGGTGAAAAAAGCCGCCGAAGCCGATGAGCCTTTAGAAATGAACTATGTACGCAAACACGCCTTAGAACAAGCGGAAGAAATGGGCGTTAATATTCGTGAAGCGGCAACCCGTGTCTTTTCTAATGCTTCTGGTTCATATTCTAGTAACGTTAACCTAGCGGTAGAAAATAGTAGTTGGGAAGAGGAGCAAGAATTGCGGGATATGTACTTAAACCGTAAATCCTTTGCCTTTAACTCCGATAATCCGGGGGTAATGGACGAAAATCGAGCTATTTTTGAGAAATCCTTGAAAACTGCCGATGCTACCTTCCAAAACCTAGATTCTTCTGAGATTAGCTTAACGGATGTATCCCACTACTTCGACTCCGATCCTACCAAAGTAGTTGCATCTTTGCGCGATGATGGTAAAAAACCCTCTGCATATATCGCAGACACCACCACCGCTAATGCCCAAGTGCGTACTCTTTCCGAAACCGTGCGTTTAGATGCTCGTACCAAATTATTAAATCCTAAGTGGTATGAGGGTATGTTATCTAACGGTTATGAAGGGGTAAGGGAATTATCCAAACGCCTTGTAAATACGATGGGATGGAGTGCTACTGCCGACGCTGTGGATAACTGGGTTTATGAGGATACCAACACCACCTTTATCAAAGATGAAGAGATGTGTAAACGGTTGATGGATTTAAACCCCAACTCATTCCGCCGTATGGTAAGCACCCTCTTAGAAGTTAACGGGCGTGGTTACTGGGAAACCTCAGAGGAGAATATTGAAAGGTTACAACAACTCTACCAAGAAGCAGAAGATCGCATCGAAGGCATTGAATAG
- the dxs gene encoding 1-deoxy-D-xylulose-5-phosphate synthase — MHISEITHPNQLHGLSIRQLEDIAQQIREKHLETVAATGGHLGPGLGVVELTIGLYQTLDLDHDKVIWDVGHQAYPHKMLTGRYHDFHTLRQKDGIAGYLKRCENKFDHFGAGHASTSISAGLGMALARDSKGENFKVVSIIGDGALTGGMALEAINHAGHLPNTNLMVVLNDNEMSISPNVGAISRYLNKVRLSDPIQFITGNLEEQFKHLPLFGDGENLSAEMKNLKEAMKRLAMPKVGAVIEELGFTYFGPIDGHNLSELIDTFNKAHKVKGPVLVHVATVKGKGYALAEKDQVGYHAQNPFNLATGKPIPSNKPKPPSYSKVFAHTLTTLAANNPKIVGITAAMATGTGLDKLQQKLPDQYIDVGIAEQHAVTLAAGLACEGMRPVVAIYSTFLQRAYDQIIHDVCIQKLPVFFCLDRAGIVGADGPTHQGMYDIAYLRCIPNMVIMAPKDEAEMQRMIVTGINYTEGAIAMRYPRGSGIGVPLAEEGWEELEIGKGEILRQGDDILLLGYGSMVNTAMQTAGILSEHGIEATVVNARFVKPLDKELILPLAEKIGKVATLEEGCLIGGFGSAVAEALTEAEVMAKLKRFGVPDILVDHAKPDQSFADLGLTAPQISEQILSSWFAEKPAVVAS, encoded by the coding sequence ATGCACATAAGTGAAATAACCCATCCCAATCAACTACATGGTTTATCAATTCGGCAGTTAGAAGACATCGCGCAACAAATCAGAGAAAAGCATTTAGAAACCGTAGCGGCAACAGGAGGACATTTAGGACCTGGTTTAGGGGTTGTGGAACTAACCATTGGCTTATATCAAACCCTAGATTTAGATCATGATAAGGTGATTTGGGATGTAGGACATCAGGCTTATCCCCATAAAATGCTCACAGGAAGATACCATGATTTTCATACTTTAAGACAAAAAGATGGCATTGCAGGGTACTTAAAACGCTGTGAGAACAAATTTGACCATTTTGGTGCTGGACACGCCTCTACAAGCATCTCAGCAGGGTTAGGAATGGCTTTAGCAAGAGATAGCAAAGGGGAAAATTTCAAAGTAGTTTCTATTATCGGTGATGGGGCGTTAACTGGAGGTATGGCATTAGAAGCCATTAATCACGCTGGGCATTTACCGAATACTAACTTAATGGTAGTCTTGAATGATAACGAAATGTCTATTTCTCCTAACGTGGGGGCGATTTCTCGTTATTTGAATAAAGTACGCCTATCTGACCCCATTCAGTTTATCACAGGTAATTTAGAGGAACAATTCAAGCATTTGCCTTTATTTGGTGATGGAGAAAATTTATCTGCTGAAATGAAAAATCTGAAAGAGGCGATGAAACGTCTAGCAATGCCCAAGGTTGGTGCAGTCATTGAGGAATTAGGCTTTACTTATTTTGGTCCCATTGATGGTCACAATTTGAGCGAATTGATTGATACTTTCAATAAAGCCCATAAAGTGAAAGGTCCTGTTTTAGTTCATGTGGCAACGGTAAAAGGCAAGGGTTATGCTTTGGCAGAAAAGGATCAAGTGGGTTATCATGCTCAAAATCCCTTTAATTTAGCTACAGGGAAACCAATCCCTTCTAATAAACCCAAACCCCCTAGTTACTCGAAAGTTTTTGCTCATACTTTAACTACTTTGGCGGCAAATAATCCCAAAATTGTAGGTATTACGGCGGCAATGGCTACGGGTACAGGTTTAGATAAGTTACAACAAAAATTACCTGATCAATATATTGATGTAGGAATTGCAGAACAACACGCTGTTACTTTAGCCGCAGGTTTGGCTTGTGAGGGAATGCGCCCTGTCGTTGCTATTTATTCTACTTTCTTACAACGGGCTTATGATCAAATTATCCATGATGTGTGCATTCAAAAATTACCTGTATTTTTCTGTTTAGACAGAGCGGGTATTGTGGGTGCAGATGGTCCTACTCATCAGGGTATGTATGATATTGCTTATTTACGTTGTATCCCCAATATGGTGATTATGGCACCTAAAGATGAAGCGGAAATGCAACGAATGATTGTCACTGGTATTAATTATACTGAAGGTGCGATCGCAATGCGTTATCCTCGTGGTAGTGGTATTGGTGTACCTTTAGCCGAGGAAGGTTGGGAAGAATTGGAAATTGGCAAGGGCGAAATTTTACGTCAGGGAGATGATATTTTATTGCTTGGTTATGGTTCAATGGTAAATACTGCCATGCAAACTGCTGGTATTTTAAGTGAACACGGAATCGAAGCAACTGTGGTTAATGCACGTTTTGTTAAACCCTTAGACAAAGAGTTAATTTTACCTTTAGCAGAAAAAATTGGTAAAGTTGCCACCCTCGAAGAAGGTTGTTTGATAGGTGGTTTTGGTTCAGCAGTGGCGGAAGCCCTAACAGAAGCGGAAGTTATGGCAAAATTAAAACGTTTTGGTGTACCTGATATTTTAGTAGATCATGCCAAACCCGATCAATCTTTTGCTGATTTAGGCTTAACTGCACCTCAAATTTCTGAGCAAATTCTCTCCTCTTGGTTTGCGGAAAAACCTGCAGTTGTTGCTAGTTAA